One region of Ictalurus punctatus breed USDA103 chromosome 6, Coco_2.0, whole genome shotgun sequence genomic DNA includes:
- the ndp gene encoding norrin, translating into MRNTSTFSQPGIVLLLVTCPLLSVLHGVTCKAESGHLGDSDPDRCMRHHFVETITHPIYKCNSKMVLLARCEGHCSHTSRSDPLISFSSVLKQPFKSTCFCCRPHTSKLKAVRLRCSGGTRITATYRYILACSCEECN; encoded by the exons ATGAGGAACACAAGCACATTTAGCCAGCCAGGGATTGTGCTTCTGCTGGTCACATGTCCTCTGCTGAGCGTTCTGCATGGAGTTACCTGTAAGGCTGAGAGTGGACACCTTGGGGACTCTGATCCTGACAGGTGTATGAGACACCATTTTGTGGAGACCATCACACATCCCATCTACAAGTGCAACTCCAAG ATGGTACTCCTGGCTCGCTGTGAAGGTCACTGCAGCCACACATCTCGTTCAGACCCTCTCATCTCCTTCAGCTCTGTTCTTAAGCAACCATTTAAAAGTACATGCTTCTGTTGCCGCCCGCACACCTCCAAACTGAAAGCAGTGCGTCTGCGGTGTTCTGGTGGTACTCGAATAACTGCCACCTACCGGTACATCCTTGCATGCAGCTGTGAGGAATGCAACTGA